AGGGCTTCCTCCTCCATTACAAGGTTTAAAAACCAGGTAATTAACTGGCGAATTCCATCTTCCTGATCGAAAAGATAATCTTTTATAAATGAGACGACATTAACCATTGACTCTGCATCCTGTTTTTTTTGTGGTGAAAGGAAAAGGATATAGAGTCAATCATATTTTACAGAACTTTCGGTACACTGCCAAAAAACCGTAAATATACAAAGAAAAGAAAAAGTGATATGATAAGAACGAAGAGCTTCACGGAGGTCAGGGATTTCTCTACCGAAAAAAACTGTAAGAGCTGTAATAGAGAAACCAAACACCGTAAATGTCAGAGTTATCAGTGAATAAAATCTGTCCAGAACTTTGTTTTGTTCATAGAATAAATCTTTTTCGACATTTCTTTGTATATTTTGGATTTCATCTTCTACCTATTTATCCTCTACTATCTCTTCTTCTACCATATTGTTGCCCCCACTCTCAATTTTGGAATCTACTTTAGTCGGATTTGGTTAATGCACCCTGAAAAATGAATCATGGAGAGCATTTATCAAACAATGAACCCTTCAATGCTGTTTATTTTCTGTTCGGCAAATCTTTTTGAATTGATATTTATGAGTATTTATACATATACATCAATAAAAATGTAGTTCCTATATGATTAAATTTCATAGAGAAGAATTTTTGAAGCAGTTATTGATAGGTAAGTAAGATGCATACTGAAAGCGACAATATTCAGGATTACCTCAAAAAGAGCGACGTCATAGATTATGATCATAAACTGATTGTTGCTAAGTGCCGTGAATTAGAGAAAGGCATGGAAGAGAAAGACGAAACCAGCCTGATCAAGAAAATCTATGAATTTGTTCGGGACGACATTGATCACTCAGGGGATATAGATGCACAGGAAGTTACTTGCAAGGCATCAGAAGTTTTGGAAACTGGGCATGGGATCTGCTGTGCTAAATCTCATCTTCTTGCAGCCATGTTAAGATGTCTTGGGATACCAGCCGGATTCTGCTATCAGAAACTTTGTTCAGGTCAGGAGGGTATTAACAGGAAAGTTCTTCACGGCCTGAACGCTGTATATCTGAAAGACTTAGACAGATGGGTAAGGCTGGACGCAAGAGGAAATAAGCCGGGTGTGGATGCCCAGTTCTCCGTATATGAAGAAAAAATTGCCTGGCCGGTTAATAAAGAGCGTGGGGAAGAAGATCATCCGGTAATATTCAAAGAACCCAATCATGTCGTTGTTGAAATATTAAAGAAAAGTAACGATAGGAAAGAGATGTGGGCACAGTGGGAACTTGGGCTGAAAGATTTGTTTCGTAATTAAGAGTTAATTCAAAGTTGGAAAATCACCTTCCAACCATCAAATTTAACTCCGGCTTCGAAAACTCCCACGCGTTGTAAAGGATAGCATCACACTTTCGGGCTCCTGAGAATAAATCATCAAAACCGAACACGCTACACCGATTTACAGGATGCAAATGCCACCAATTAGAAGGTTCTGGACAACTCAACTTTTAATAAGAAAAAGATAAAAGTGTAGTATGAAACTTGAAATTCAATTTTGCCAGCTGAATGAAAAATATGTGAATGCAGCAGCGGACCTAGTTATGTCTGCATACATGGAAGAAAAGACAGAGATTCCATTTTTGCCTTACGAAAAAGAACAATTGTACTTTTTGAGGAAATTAATCAAGAATTTATTTGACGACGGAACAGGCATTGCTGCTGTCAGGGATGAAGAATTAATTGGGTTTATAGCCGGATTTAAGGTAAAGGAACTATTTGGGAAATGTAAAGGCATTTACAGTCCTCTATATGGGCACGGCGGGGAAAAAGAATATAGACGCGTATTGTATCAGGAATTATATACGCGTACAGCTGAAATATGGGTAAGAAATGCTTGCTTTACTCATGCGTTAACATTTTTCGCACATGACACGGAAACTATTGATTTATGGTTTAGGCAGGGGTTCGGTCTGCGCTGTGTAGACTCTATTTGCGAATCAAAAAGAATTCCTGCAAATAATCCTTCCGATATTATAATTAGAAAAGTAGACGTGCTTGATATACCCGCTTTAGCAGACATTCATAGACAGCATAATATGTATTATGAGAATTCACCTGTTTTCATGCCAAGAAGAAATGAAGACCCGGTTCAGTATTTAACTGATTGGCTTAAAAAAGACAATCATCATTTATGGGCAGCTTATCAGGGTGGAAAAACGCTTGGATATATGAGAATTCAACCGGAAGCCGAAACTTTTGTTTCGGAACACAGGGACGTTATGAACATAACAGGTGCATATGTCCTGGAGAGTGAAAGAAAAGCGGGCACAGGAACTATGTTATTGGGAGCAGTAAAGGAATGGCTTTTACAAAACGGGTATACTCTTTGCGGAGTGGATTTTGAATCCATAAATATTACGGGAGGCAGATTCTGGAATAAGCATTTCGTTCCGTATGCGTACAGCATGGTTAGACGGATTGATGAGAGAATTTCAATATGAACAGGTTAATCTGAAAAGCCCCTCATACAGCAGTTTCGGCTTTAAATTAAAACAGAGGGACCTGAGGGAATTAACTATTTTTCATAAGTTACTTTATTTTCATGAGTCACTTTAAATCCAGCCGTTTAATTCAAGAAATTCAATGGCTTCTATAGCCCCGTCCCCAAAAGATGCCTCTGTCACGTAATTGGCAACTTCCTTTATTCTTTCGTCTCCATTCGCAACGGCGATTCCGAAGCCTGCAGCCTCAAACATTTCAGCGTCGTTTGCTGAGTCTCCTATTGCTACAAAATCTTCGGCTTCAAGGCTCATCATTCCTGCAAGCTTCTGGAGTCCTATCCCTTTGTTGATTTTGATGCTTTTGATATGGATTGCGTATTTGGTGTCGACAAGTTCTATATCATAGGGCTGAGTTTGCAGGAGGGCTCTGGCTTCTTCAAGGTCAAAGTCACGCCTGAGGGCAATTTCGGTCTTGCGGTACATGGGGTCCAGTTTTGTGAGCTTAAAGTGCCTGGAAAGGAAAGAAAAGGCTTTTTCACATTCTTCGATACTTCCTTCAAAAATGCCGTTCAGGTCATAACGGACAGTAACGGCTCCCCCATTTTCAGCAATTACAGCCCCGTCTAGGCCGATAAGCCTTGATGTTGTCCTTGCATAACATAGAATGTTGCCTGTGGCAAGAACTACCGGAACTTTAAGGGTACGGATTTTTTTGACGGCTCCCAGATGGAGTTCCCTGTTTTCGCAGGTAATTGTCCCGTCAATGTCAACGACAAGAGCTTTGAATTTCATTAAAAAGAGATGGGAACTGGGAGATAAAATGCTTCCCCCATTAATTGTTCCTTAAATGTATCTGGATGCATTTCTGGACGTAAAGATGCATTTCTGGACGAAAGGTTCTATGCCCTTACCTTCACTGATCAGTAAGTCCGGCCATGGTAACTGCAACAACAGCTTCTCCTTCCGGGAGGCTGGGAGAGTCCACGAGACGGATAATTCTCTTCTCTCCTTTGGACTTCCGCAGGTAAAGCCTGAAGGTTGCCGTGTGCCCGACTATGTGCCCTCCGACTGGCCTTGTGGGGTCGCCAAAGAAGGCGTCAGGTTTTGCCATAACCTGGTTGGTAACAACAACACAGGCGTTGAACAGGTCTCCGAAGCGGAGCAGACCATGCATATGTTTGTTGAGCTTCTGCTGCCTGTCTGCAAGGGTTCCTCGCCCTACATATTCAGCCCTGAAATGAGCCATAAGAGAGTCAACGATCAGGAGGCGAACGGGTTTGCCCATTTCCTTGAGCTCGTTTGCCAGGTCTGTTGCAGAGTCCACAAGAAGTATCTGGTGATTTGAATTGTATGCCCTGGCAACATGAATGTTCTGCAGGAATTCTTCAGGATTAAGTTCCATTCCGTACTTCTCGGAAAGCCCCTTTACCATCTGGGTGATCCTTTCCGGCCTGAAGGTATTTTCAGTGTCGATTATAATGACGGACCCGCCAAGACCCCCATGTTCTTTGTCCATCTGGACATTCACTGCGAGCTGGTGAGCCACCTGGGTCTTTCCTGAACCGAATTCTCCGTACAATTCGGTAATAGCCTGGGTTTCTATGCCCCCGCCCATCATTTCATCAAACTCGGCACAACCGGTGGTAAGTTTGCCTACCAATTTCCTTCTTTCAAGGACGAGATCTCCGGTCTCAAATCCCCCTATATCAGCAGCCTGTCTTGCGGCATTGATGATTTTTGCAGCAGTCGATTCCCCAATTTCGGCTGTAGTTGCAAGTTCAGAAGGAGACGCTACAGCGACTGCTTCAATTGTGTTAAATCCGGCTTCTTTGAGTTTTTCTGCAGTAGCAGGGCCAACTCCTGGCAGTTCTTCGAGTGCTATTTCGCTCATTACAAATTCTCCTTGATGCACATGTTTGTATAAGGTGCATAACGGTGGCTCCACTATGGTTTTGCACGTATATATAACTAGAGGAGGCAGGGTGAAAGTATTCTGAACCGCTTGAAAACGCGTCAATTTATTCGAAAGAACATGACAAAAAAGAGAATATTAGAGACCTTTTAAGGCATTTAAACTTACAAAAGAAAAGAAGAAAAGAGAGAAAAAAAATAGAGAAAGCCCTCAAAAAGCTGAGAAAAACCAAAACTTCTTTTTACTTAGTGGATTATCACCCATCATGCCAAAGGTCGCCGTAGGCGGTACGTTTCAGTATCTTCATGACGGACACGCCAGATTAATCGAAAAAGCATTTGAGATCGCAGGCAGCGGAAAGGTCCACATAGGGCTAACTTCAGACGAGATGCTGCAAAAAAACCACAGCGTCGATAGCTATGAAAACAGGAGGAGCCGGCTACTTGAGTATATAAAAAATATGGGAGTTCCGGAAGATAAGTACGAGGTTACCAGGCTGAACGATCCCTACGGTCCAACTCTGGAAGAAGACTTCGACTACATAATTGTCTCCCCTGAGACCTATCCGGTTGCCCTGAAAATTAACAGCATCAGAAAGGAAAAGGGAAAGAAACCTCTAGAAATCGTGTACGTTGAGTATGTTATGGCTGAAGATGGGATCCCAATTTCTTCTACAAGGATTTCAAAAGGAGAAATTGACAGGCACGGCAGGTTAAAAAAAGAGGCTTAAAAAATTAAGAAACAAGTTCAAGAAAGAAACTTGAAAAAGGCTTAAACTCCTATGAAATTCCAGCTTTTTTGGAAATTTTTCTCTACAACAGGTATAAATCAGGACAGAATAATAAAGTGATAACATGCCCAGAGAATTTACACAAAAAGACATTGATATCTTCAACAAGCTCGCCCCGGAAGCTGGAGGAAAAACGATCTCAAGGGAAGCGGGTCATCATTTCCCGTTTATCCTGCGCCCGGTCTCACACAAATTTGCCGAATCCCCGGAAGACTTCAAGGAAAGGCTTGAAAGACTGGACGCTGACGAACTTGACTACCTTGTAGGGCTTGCCCTTGAAGGAAAGGAAGATGTTCAGTCTCTTGATGAGGACCTTGAAGAGCTGGTGGCAGTAGTCGAGGAGAAAGTATCTCCTGAAAGGGCAAAACAGCTAAAGGATTTTGTAGGAATTTTCTGAAAAGGGAAATAGTTTAAAAAACAATTTAAAAAATTCTAAAAAGAAAGTTCTGAAAAACACTCTAAAAAGAAATACTTTAAAAACATGTCACCAGAAAAACTTATTTTTGGAACTGCCGGAGTTCCCAGAAGCACAAAAGCCAGCAATAGCACTGCAGGAATTGAGAGGGTCAGGGAACTGGGGCTCGACTGCATGGAACTTGAGTTCGTGCAGGGAGTGCGCATGAGCGAGAAAGGGGCAGGGAATGTGCTGGAAACAGCCAGAAGAGAAAACATAGCCCTGAGCGTACATGCACCTTATTACATCAACCTGAACTCTTCGGAAGAAGAGAAATTAAAAGCCAGCATGGAAAGGATCTATCAATCTGCAAGGATAGGTAGCCTCTGCGGAGCAGAGTCAATCGTGCTACATGCAGCCTTTTATCAGAAGAGCAGCAGAGAGGCAGTCTATGAGAATGTCTCAAAAGCTCTCAAGGAGCTTGCAGAACAGTTAAGGGATGAAGATATTCCTGCAGTCCTTCGTCCTGAGACAATGGGCAAACGTACACAGTTTGGGACCCTTGAAGAAGTGCTTTCCTTAAGCGAAGAAATAGAAGGGGTCATGCCCTGCCTGGACTTTTCCCACATGCATGCAAGGGAAGGAAAAGAAAACTCTTATCCCGAGTTTATGGCAATCCTTTCGAAAGTAGAGGATGCCCTTGGGAAGGAAGGGCTTACAAACATGCATATGCATGTCTCGGGAATAGAATACGACAGGAATGGGGAAAAGAAGCACCTTATTCTTAAAGAATCCGATTTTAACTATCCTGAACTCCTGAAGGCTCTTAAAGAATTCGAAGTTAAAGGGCTTGTCATCTGCGAAAGCCCTATCATGGAAGAAGATGCACTTCTGTTAAAGGAGACTTACATTGGGTTGTAATCTTATAATTCTTTTTTAAGGTTACCTGGGTGCCCATAATCCAGACTAAGCCGTATTATACGGCTCAGAACCGTGTACTCTACGGCTTAGGTAAAAATAAAATCCACAGCAGGTCACAATACTTTCCAGATAGGCTCTTAGCCTAACCTGTTCACCGATCCTTTTTTTCTGCATTAAATTGATTGATACCTTTTGCTGTATTCTCAAGCAGCTTGAAAGCAAGGTCCTGATCCGGCCAGAACGCCAGCCCACAGTCCGGACTCGCATACTTTATTCGATCCCCAAGAATGGAAAAAGTCGTTTCAAGCCTGTTTTTTATAACATCTGGAGTCTCGAGCTCGGTTACGATTTTTTGCATGTACTCTTTTTCCTTCCAAGCATTAACTCCGTACTTCTCATTGACAATACTTATAAGGCTGAAAATATCGGTTCTTGATACTCCGACTCCCACATAAGTATTTGAATCCTCCAGTACCTTTCTGTCAAGAAGGTCAATATAGGAAGGATTTCCCGCATACTCAAATCCTATGACATTGATAGGAGTCTCGCATATAAGCTTATACTTCAGTGGGGAATATACATGAATTTCCATATCCGCTCCCTGTTGCCGGGCATAGTTAGACGCAACGGTAAGAGCCGATATGATATCAGCGTCAGAAAACTGAATCTTATCGGTTAATCCCAGGCTGATTTCATCCAGGGCTATAACTTTAATTTTAAAATTTTTTGCTGTTTTAAATGCCTGTTTAATGAATTTCTCAATATCCAGTGCAAGAATATGGTACGCATCCACAAAAGCTGTTGCCCCGAAAGCCTGAAGATACATATCTGTAGGGCCTGCAATACAGACCCTGACTTCAAGAGTCTTCCCGATCTCTTTTTTGTACTGTTTCGCAATTTCATCGATTATTTCCAGCTCAAGGATCTTTGCACTTTCCTCTTTCAATACATAAGGCTCATAGCAGTTTTTTTCGTCTTTTATGATATCAAGAAACTGACCTATCATATCCCTGAACTGAGGATATGTGGGAACATGCACTCCCACATCAATTTTTCTCTGGAAGGCATCCCTTATTATTGAAAAGAGTTTTTCATCTTCATTTCTATTTTCAGCTGCAACCGTTACCCATTCCCTTGTGACACCTTCAGGTGTGGGAAGGCTGCCTTCATCGATAAAAACAATCTCCTGCATGTCTGATATTAAGAGAGACGAAATCTTAAAGATACTGGAATTGTTCTGGCATTACAGCATGAATGTTCTAAGTTTTGCGCTGATCGCTAAAGAAAGAAGCTGAAAAATGTTTATGTTTATGTTTATTTGGGTATGATACACCTTTAAGGAGGATCTGCATTTATAAAATTATCTAGAAGTAAGTCGATTAATTTTTAATTGATTTTTAGTCCTGTTTTATGGTCAATTTGTAAAAACGACTTACTGTCTAGATTTTCTAATAGGAAAAGATAAAATATCTGTTATATTCAAAACACTTTTCAGGAAGTACTGCAAGCAAATCCCGTTGAAAAAGCAGTTCCCGTACTTATGGAATTCCGCTCCAGCTGTACTGCTTGCCGCTGTACTTCTTCTCACCCGGACGCCAGTGTTTTTTCAGGTACGAATATTTTTCCTTATAAATCGTTATTAGATAGACTCCAGACAGACCCACAAAAATGTAAACCAGTTTCGAGATAATTGACTTCTTCCCAAAAAGAGTCGCTACCAGATCGAAGTTCAGGAGCCCTACAAGACCCCAGTTCAAAGCACCTATTAGTACTAACAATTTGGATAGACCCTTCAGTTTAGACTTCTCCTTCCTTACCAGACCTTTAGCATGCATGTTTACCAAACCTCCCAAAGATAAAGCATCGAGAAAGGACAGATCGTTTTTTGACTGGAAATTTTTGACTGGAAAACTTCGGTCTTTTAAATGCCCAATTCCCTGCTCCCTGAAACAATGTTGGAGCTAAGATATTATTAATTTATTCCTCAACCGGCCAGAATTGTTCTCTGAGGAGAAATACACTCAAAAGGACTTGCCGAACGTTCAAAAGAAGTCAACGAGCACCTAAAAGAATCTAACGAAAAATAAATAAACAGGAAATGGTTGAAAAAAGAAAAAAATTATATTTTAAGCGCTTCAGAGTTTTTATCGACCTCTTCAAGCCATTTGCACCCGCCTTCCCTATTAACCACGCCCACGGTAAACTCTATCCCGCTTTTATCCACATACTCCTTTGTCCTTTTCAGGGCATGGTCAACCATTCCGCCTGCTGTAAGGATAAGGCAGCGTTTCCCACAAAGTGCCATCAGGATTGACTTGTCTATAACACCTGAAGTAACATCAAGTCGGATTCCGTCCTGCTCGGCAAGAGTCTTGCTTTTCTTGCCCATCGCCCCAACAAAGGCAATTTCTCCTTCTTTAATGATCTGCCTGACCTCTGGAAGTGAATACTTATCCGTATCGTAAAGCAGCACTCCACCGGCTTTAATGCCTTTACGTTTGAGCTCAACAATAGCCCTGCCGTCAGGATAGATGTGCAGGACAGTGGCATTAATCGCTTCGTAAGGAGACTGGGTCGCATATTCCCCGTACATGACCCCGAGGTTAAGGTTGTCCCCTTCCCGGACTCCGGGAGGAACCTCGACCCACATAAGGTCAAGCGGCTTTAAAGTGTTGACAAGGTCAGGGACGGTCTTTGGGGAGTTTTTGCCGTATGCAAGCCCCCTTCTCTCAATTTCATGATAAATCTCAAGGGTAGTGGGCTGGCGCAGACCCGCTTTTTTAAGAAGATCCTGTTCTTTGAAGACCTCTGCGGGTGTCCCCTGCCCTATAAGTTTGCTGTTTGACATGAGGTATACATAGTCAGACCATCGGTATGCCAGGTCCACATCGTGAGTGGAGATGATGATCGTACTCCCGAAATGGTTGAACTCGTTGAGCAAATCCATGATTTCATCTGCCCCTACAGGATCGAGGTTTGATAGGGGCTCGTCAAGGATGATCACTTCGGGTTCCATAGCCATCACCCCTGCAATTGCAACCCTCTTTTTCTGCCCTCCACTCAGATGATGCG
The genomic region above belongs to Methanosarcina horonobensis HB-1 = JCM 15518 and contains:
- a CDS encoding transglutaminase-like domain-containing protein yields the protein MHTESDNIQDYLKKSDVIDYDHKLIVAKCRELEKGMEEKDETSLIKKIYEFVRDDIDHSGDIDAQEVTCKASEVLETGHGICCAKSHLLAAMLRCLGIPAGFCYQKLCSGQEGINRKVLHGLNAVYLKDLDRWVRLDARGNKPGVDAQFSVYEEKIAWPVNKERGEEDHPVIFKEPNHVVVEILKKSNDRKEMWAQWELGLKDLFRN
- a CDS encoding GNAT family N-acetyltransferase: MKLEIQFCQLNEKYVNAAADLVMSAYMEEKTEIPFLPYEKEQLYFLRKLIKNLFDDGTGIAAVRDEELIGFIAGFKVKELFGKCKGIYSPLYGHGGEKEYRRVLYQELYTRTAEIWVRNACFTHALTFFAHDTETIDLWFRQGFGLRCVDSICESKRIPANNPSDIIIRKVDVLDIPALADIHRQHNMYYENSPVFMPRRNEDPVQYLTDWLKKDNHHLWAAYQGGKTLGYMRIQPEAETFVSEHRDVMNITGAYVLESERKAGTGTMLLGAVKEWLLQNGYTLCGVDFESINITGGRFWNKHFVPYAYSMVRRIDERISI
- a CDS encoding phosphoglycolate phosphatase produces the protein MKFKALVVDIDGTITCENRELHLGAVKKIRTLKVPVVLATGNILCYARTTSRLIGLDGAVIAENGGAVTVRYDLNGIFEGSIEECEKAFSFLSRHFKLTKLDPMYRKTEIALRRDFDLEEARALLQTQPYDIELVDTKYAIHIKSIKINKGIGLQKLAGMMSLEAEDFVAIGDSANDAEMFEAAGFGIAVANGDERIKEVANYVTEASFGDGAIEAIEFLELNGWI
- the radA gene encoding DNA repair and recombination protein RadA, with translation MSEIALEELPGVGPATAEKLKEAGFNTIEAVAVASPSELATTAEIGESTAAKIINAARQAADIGGFETGDLVLERRKLVGKLTTGCAEFDEMMGGGIETQAITELYGEFGSGKTQVAHQLAVNVQMDKEHGGLGGSVIIIDTENTFRPERITQMVKGLSEKYGMELNPEEFLQNIHVARAYNSNHQILLVDSATDLANELKEMGKPVRLLIVDSLMAHFRAEYVGRGTLADRQQKLNKHMHGLLRFGDLFNACVVVTNQVMAKPDAFFGDPTRPVGGHIVGHTATFRLYLRKSKGEKRIIRLVDSPSLPEGEAVVAVTMAGLTDQ
- a CDS encoding phosphopantetheine adenylyltransferase, producing MPKVAVGGTFQYLHDGHARLIEKAFEIAGSGKVHIGLTSDEMLQKNHSVDSYENRRSRLLEYIKNMGVPEDKYEVTRLNDPYGPTLEEDFDYIIVSPETYPVALKINSIRKEKGKKPLEIVYVEYVMAEDGIPISSTRISKGEIDRHGRLKKEA
- a CDS encoding TIM barrel protein translates to MSPEKLIFGTAGVPRSTKASNSTAGIERVRELGLDCMELEFVQGVRMSEKGAGNVLETARRENIALSVHAPYYINLNSSEEEKLKASMERIYQSARIGSLCGAESIVLHAAFYQKSSREAVYENVSKALKELAEQLRDEDIPAVLRPETMGKRTQFGTLEEVLSLSEEIEGVMPCLDFSHMHAREGKENSYPEFMAILSKVEDALGKEGLTNMHMHVSGIEYDRNGEKKHLILKESDFNYPELLKALKEFEVKGLVICESPIMEEDALLLKETYIGL
- a CDS encoding methionine synthase, producing the protein MQEIVFIDEGSLPTPEGVTREWVTVAAENRNEDEKLFSIIRDAFQRKIDVGVHVPTYPQFRDMIGQFLDIIKDEKNCYEPYVLKEESAKILELEIIDEIAKQYKKEIGKTLEVRVCIAGPTDMYLQAFGATAFVDAYHILALDIEKFIKQAFKTAKNFKIKVIALDEISLGLTDKIQFSDADIISALTVASNYARQQGADMEIHVYSPLKYKLICETPINVIGFEYAGNPSYIDLLDRKVLEDSNTYVGVGVSRTDIFSLISIVNEKYGVNAWKEKEYMQKIVTELETPDVIKNRLETTFSILGDRIKYASPDCGLAFWPDQDLAFKLLENTAKGINQFNAEKKDR
- a CDS encoding DUF378 domain-containing protein, which encodes MHAKGLVRKEKSKLKGLSKLLVLIGALNWGLVGLLNFDLVATLFGKKSIISKLVYIFVGLSGVYLITIYKEKYSYLKKHWRPGEKKYSGKQYSWSGIP
- a CDS encoding energy-coupling factor ABC transporter ATP-binding protein, whose translation is MIILETRSLKYTYPDGTAAVQDINIEIKKGKKIAFVGQNGSGKSTLFLLLNGTLKPQEGEILFHGAPFKYDSKSLREIRKSVGIVFQNSDDQIFAPTVYQDVAFGPANLGYSKERVDASVQHALEHVGLTRLKDKPPHHLSGGQKKRVAIAGVMAMEPEVIILDEPLSNLDPVGADEIMDLLNEFNHFGSTIIISTHDVDLAYRWSDYVYLMSNSKLIGQGTPAEVFKEQDLLKKAGLRQPTTLEIYHEIERRGLAYGKNSPKTVPDLVNTLKPLDLMWVEVPPGVREGDNLNLGVMYGEYATQSPYEAINATVLHIYPDGRAIVELKRKGIKAGGVLLYDTDKYSLPEVRQIIKEGEIAFVGAMGKKSKTLAEQDGIRLDVTSGVIDKSILMALCGKRCLILTAGGMVDHALKRTKEYVDKSGIEFTVGVVNREGGCKWLEEVDKNSEALKI